TGGACCTGTGCCAGGCCGGTGggaaggctgttgctatgagccACAGAATGTGTCTGCCCAGGTCTGCTCCGCAGCCTGTCTGAGCCAAGGACGAGGATGCAGAGGGCAGGAGAGCCGAGCAGTGGCACGCACCAGGGAGGGAAGCTAATCCGTTCAACAGTTAGGCTGGGTTCAGAAATCATCTTGATAGGTTGACATGGCAGGTCTCATGTAAcaacttaaaatttaaacagaaataaatattgctttctacttagggttaaaaaaaaagcaatcttcAATGTACAGAAGAGACCAGGTAAATAGtgatttggtttgttttaaaCCCAGCATGTTCAGTTGCCTACACACTCAGTCTAGTGTGAAAGCTGAACTTCAGATGTCACGTAGGCCTGCTAACAGCCACACAGGGCACGGTCCCACTGTCCTCCCGCCTAGGTGGGACGTACCTGAGACACACGCCCAGCTCCGTACCAGGCAGAGGCTGCTCACTCGCATTGGCTCCATTTCTAGCTATTCTAGGGCACAGCAACCCACAAGgtgcctttttctccttctccccaacTATCCATGTCCCTGCAGCGTCATCCCCTTCCAGGAGAAATAAGGCCACTCGTTCACATCCTTCCTCCAGCTTGCCTGACTTCtcagggtggccaaggtgctgaGGACGTGGGAACTCAGTTAAGAGCCAGTTACATCACCGTAACTGCTTCTTCTCCCCGGAACAAGGGACTCATTCTCAAGACCTCAAGCAGCTGAAAGCTCCAGTGCCACCAGAATGGCATCccctctcccagggcctcccCCACGCCCACCGAGGGCATCCTGTCTACAGCTGGGGAGtctgagggaaaggaaaggagctaAGGGGCCTCCGACCTTCCAGCCTCAGGCACATTTGGAGTCTTCTGAGCTAGTGGGTCTGAGGCCCTGGGCCTCTAGCTGTGCTGCTGCTCACTTTCTGGGTTGCTCTGATGGGCCCAGGCTcccagggggctgtgggggtggtgATGGGGGTGCTTATGGGAGAGGGCCACAGGGCTCCACAGGCTTTCTACGACTCCGGGTGCTTATTTAAGGAAACAGCACCTCGAATCCCTGTGCCATGTGGGCCTGTAGGAAAGGCAGCCGCCGCCTGTAGTCCTAGAGGGGAGGAGAGTCGTTGACCTCTGGCTCCAGTTTTCCACCATTCCCAGCCAGtttccctgcctgcctcttccCCACAGACCTCCTGGACCACGGAGGGTGGATCCAACCCTCAGAGATGGCcagtgggccagatccccaggtcAGCTCCGGTCAGTTGGTGGAGCTGCCCAGCACGTAGCCATGGTGGTCCCAAAGTTCACCAGGAAAGAGCACTGGAGGCGTTTGGAGTGTCGGCCACAGTgctggaaggggaagggagcGTCTCTGCTCGGCCAGCCCCGTCCACCAAAGAACACGTCACCTGCCCATGGGAAAGAGCACACGAGAACGAGAACGGAGCCTGCTGACCCGAGCAGCCCGCCAGTGCAGTGGGGAGGAGCGCTGGGACCATCCTccagcactcccccccccccaaccccagttctcccctgggggcctggggcaggagcgAAACATTCTGGCCACCACAGGCTGCAGCTCTGAggttctcagagtgtggtccccaggccagcagcaaCAGTATCACCTGAAGATgagttagaaatgcaaattctcaggtccTGCCCAGATCTAGATGTGAACTCTGGGGGAGGGCCCAGCCATCCTTGTGTAGCAAGCTGTGGGGTGGCCCTGAGGCAGGCTGAGCTGCCTAAGAGGAAGAAGGCTTCCAAACTGGTGTGTGGGAAGAACCCTGCTCTCCTGTGTTCACGAGAgaggagcactgcctctgccttGGGCGAGTGTGTGCTTTCTGGGTCCCGTGGAGCCTTACGCTCTGTCTCCTAGTCTGGCTCCTACCAGTGTATACATTTGACTCTTCAAGGCAGCTTATAGTCTGCTCAATGTGTCTGTGGCACAGGGGTCCTCAGGCTCACGTGTTGCTTCTTTTCACTTTCAGGAGCCTGTGACTTCCCCCAGCCTGCCTCAGAAACAAGCACCATGGCCAGGGGCCTCTTGCAATGgagccgccccctgcccccaccccgccggcCTCTGTTGCCTTTCCAACAGATATCCTCTATACACTTGGGCCTCAAAgtcaatctgtttttttttaaacaaaacaaaacaaaacacaatacaaaaaaaacaaaaccaaaaaaaaaaaccccactgtaAAAGCAAACCAGGCTTATTGTAAATTATACTGAAATGGACCTGAAAGATAAATGCAGCAGTTTCTTTGtcccacagccctcccctccccaaatccTCTATCACCCCACACTCCTCCTGCCCCAGTGAGCCCAAGTTCTTGCTGTCTTGATGATTTGCAATTCTCTGCATGACTCTGCCTCTTGGGTTTGTTTAATTAGAAATAGGCCTGGAAAGTGCTTCTTATGCACTGGCATGTTAATTGCTTATCAGAGAATGAGAAGGGGTGACAATGTTTGGTGATGGAAAtttccactcccttcctctctggctttttctcccccacccttctccttGCCTCCTGTgctgtctccctttcttttccgcctctcttgctctttcctcccacccccctacacCCAGTTCCAGGGACTGTCTGGGATAGGCCAGAATTCAAACCTTGCAGCGAAAAACTGTACCTTCCTTCgccatttccccctcctttctcctcctcttccaccctgcccttccctctgtccccctctctggGCGTTAAAGGGATCCCAGAGCAGAGAGCTGAGCTGATACTCAGATACTCAGTACTCAAAGGagaattttccttttgtttcctttcccccttgttatgtttttcttatttagttttattttttagaaaacaggagaaaagagtGAATTGGGCTGGGGGGAGGTGACACATTTCTCCACAAAGGTACAAAATTGCCTATGGAAAGTCCACCTCAGAGTGCCAGCTGGGCAGCCTCTTCCCAAAAGTCCTTCAGAGCAGGCTGGGGTCCACTCTGGGAGCGGTCCCCGAGATGGGAGGACAGGCCTCCTTCAGCCCTTGCCCAGGAGGGGAAAGAGCAAGCAACTGAGACTGTACAGAGGAACAGAAGAGGAGGGGGCATATCCTGTGGGCCAAGGGCCTGGGGACACAGGCAGGGGACATCCAGGTGGCAGCCCAGGAGCCTCAGGGCATGTCGGCCCCTGGGAGGTGGAAGGCTCTAGCCAGAGTCCTTCTGTCCCTTGCAGATACTCCTCAAAAAGGCAGCAGAGGAGTCCTCACAAGGTAAGGGCCTCGTTTTGGAGGCTGCaggagcagcccctggggccATAAAGCCCCGTCTGTCTTGGTCCAGCTGTCAGGCCTCAAGCACGTGGGTCCATGTCACTTTCTTGGCAGGGCATCGGCCCAGATtgcttcccttttttaaaaaagtagtccTAGTTATTTCTCTACTGCTGAGAACAGGCTGAGCTCCAGGAATTTTGAGACAATGGTGGTGACAGTGTCTCCCCTTCTAAGGACATGGACAGCTTCCTTCCCAGATTCCAGGGCAGGACAAGGGGTGCAGATACAACTCGGACTGAGgggggaccccagccccagaAAGCCCAGGCTGGAAGAAGAGgccgcccacccaccccctgcctggGCTGGCCAGAGCCACAGTGGGCTGCTAGCCCGGCTGCCAGCAGGAGGACGGCCACCGCCAGGGCGGCTATGAGCCCAGGTCGGTCCCCTAAGGCCCTGTGGCAAGGAGTGGCCTCTTTAGTCCTGGTCCAAACACAAGCCAATTGGGTGTGGGCATCAGCAAAGGCCACTTGCAGGCAGGCCCAGTACTCCGTGGCCTGAAGCAGGCGGGTGATGTTGTAGCTGTGGGTGCCCCGAGGCAGGCGGGCCAGGGCGGTTGCCCCCTGTCCCCGGAGGGAGGAGGCGCTGGACCAGGTGAGGTTGGTGGAGACGGTATTGGGTGGGGGGACCCAAGACAGCAGGATGTGATAGGGGTGGGTCTCCTGTACCCGGAGCTCTAGCCCCCACCCCTTATCCCTGCCTAGCTGCAGGGGAGCCTGGCCAACCACCACACTAACGGTCTTCGTATCGGCCCCCACCAGGTTCTGGGCCACACAGGTGTAGAGCCCCGCCTCTTTCACTGTCACCCTCCGCAACTCCAGGGTCCCTTCGGGGTGTACCCGGTATCGCCTGCCTGCACGGGCAGCTGTCAATCGAACCCCGGCTGGAGTGACCCAGTAGATCTCAGGTTCTGGTTCAGCCAGTGCCCGGCAATGCAACACCAGGCTCTCTCCACTGGCCACATGGAGGACAGGGGGGAAGCTTCGGGGGGAGATGAGGGGCAGGCAGTGGTCTGTCATCTCTCGGAAGGGTACCTCTCGGACTGGGCGGCGCTGGAGGTCTGGTGGCTCGGCACACAGGGTGGACTGCGGCTCGATGAAGCGCACACGGGTGCCGGTGGCATTGGCCCAGCGGATGACACAGTCACAGCGGATGGGATTGCCGTGAAGACCCACCTCCTGTAGGCTGGGCAGGGACTCCACCGTCTGCCGGTGCAAGGCACTGAGTGCGTTGTTGTTGAGCATGAGGGTCTCCATCTGGGGCAGGTGGTGGAAGGCGCGGGGGTGGATGAAGGACAGCCGGGGGTTGTTGGTGATGTCCAGCTTCGTCAGCTCGGGGAGGTTGACCAGGGCAAACTTGTCGATGGAGACCAGCTCCTCCATGTTGTTCAGCCCCAGCTCCTTGAGGTGCAGCATATTGGCGAAGTCTCCCGGCCCCACCCGCTGGAGTGGGTTCTTGTTCAGGTCCAGGAACTTGAGGCCAGGCACCTGCTCCAGTGCCCGCCTGGGCACCCGAACCAGCTGGTTGTCATAGAAGGAGAGGCTCTCCAGGCTTTGTAGCCCCTCCAGGGCGTAGTCGGAGATGTCCCGAAGGTTCATGCCTGCTAGCACCAGGCTGCGCAGGTTGGCCAGGGGCCGGAAGTTCATGTCCAGGATGGCATCCACCTTGTTGCCCCCGATCATGAGGATCTCCAGGTTGGGCAGCATCTCGAACCAGCGGCTGTCCACGGCCCTGAGCAGGTTGGAGTTGAGGTGCAGCCGCAGCAGGTTGCCAAGGCCGGCGAAGGCCCGAGGGGCGATGCGGTGCAGCTGGTTGTGGTTGAGATAGAGCTCCTGCAGGCTGGCCAGCCCTGCAAAGCTGTGGTCCTCCAGCCGGGTCAGCTGGTTCTCCTCCAGGTGGAGGCTCAGCAGCTGCGGCAGGGCATGGAAATCACAGTCTCGGGTGTCCGAGAAGCTGTTCTGGGACAGGTCCAGCTCGGTAAGGTTGGCCAGATAGCCAAGCTCATTCCGGTCCACGCGAACAATGCCATTGCTCTGCAGTAGCAGGGTCTGTGTGCCCACGGGCAGCGCTGGGGGCACAGCTGTCAGGAACAAGTCATTGCAGTCCACGGTGGTGGCCTCACGGTAGGATGAGCGGGGTGTATACCAGGGCCGGATCTGGCAGGCACACTGAGGGGGGCAGGGAACACGCCAGGGGACCACGGGCACAGCGGCAGTGGCACCAGCCACCCATGCTAGCAAGAGTGGGGCCACGAGGAGCCTCATGGTGGAGCCACAAGGGAGGGGACCATCCACAGGAAAAGTCTGAAGTCCTGCTCTTAGCGGTTTGCAGGCTGAGGGTCAGCagcctgccagggcctggggacccCCCCTCCTAGGGCAGTCATGGGGGCCAGGTGGGCATCACTTCTTGCCTTCCTGGGTACGGCTCTTCGTCCTTGTCCACTGGGCCTGCTCACTCATTGCCATGCCCCAGCAGGGCAGCCCtgaggaagagaaggcagaggTAAGCAGGTGGCAGAGAAGCTGAACCTAGTCCCTCCTCCTGTTTCCCCCGTCTGACTCAAGAGGCGAA
This portion of the Phyllostomus discolor isolate MPI-MPIP mPhyDis1 chromosome 14, mPhyDis1.pri.v3, whole genome shotgun sequence genome encodes:
- the LRRN2 gene encoding leucine-rich repeat neuronal protein 2, giving the protein MRLLVAPLLLAWVAGATAAVPVVPWRVPCPPQCACQIRPWYTPRSSYREATTVDCNDLFLTAVPPALPVGTQTLLLQSNGIVRVDRNELGYLANLTELDLSQNSFSDTRDCDFHALPQLLSLHLEENQLTRLEDHSFAGLASLQELYLNHNQLHRIAPRAFAGLGNLLRLHLNSNLLRAVDSRWFEMLPNLEILMIGGNKVDAILDMNFRPLANLRSLVLAGMNLRDISDYALEGLQSLESLSFYDNQLVRVPRRALEQVPGLKFLDLNKNPLQRVGPGDFANMLHLKELGLNNMEELVSIDKFALVNLPELTKLDITNNPRLSFIHPRAFHHLPQMETLMLNNNALSALHRQTVESLPSLQEVGLHGNPIRCDCVIRWANATGTRVRFIEPQSTLCAEPPDLQRRPVREVPFREMTDHCLPLISPRSFPPVLHVASGESLVLHCRALAEPEPEIYWVTPAGVRLTAARAGRRYRVHPEGTLELRRVTVKEAGLYTCVAQNLVGADTKTVSVVVGQAPLQLGRDKGWGLELRVQETHPYHILLSWVPPPNTVSTNLTWSSASSLRGQGATALARLPRGTHSYNITRLLQATEYWACLQVAFADAHTQLACVWTRTKEATPCHRALGDRPGLIAALAVAVLLLAAGLAAHCGSGQPRQGVGGRPLLPAWAFWGWGPPSVRVVSAPLVLPWNLGRKLSMSLEGETLSPPLSQNSWSSACSQQ